A genomic window from Salvelinus namaycush isolate Seneca chromosome 5, SaNama_1.0, whole genome shotgun sequence includes:
- the LOC120048244 gene encoding protein atonal homolog 8-like yields MRNPHLLSDGWKTINAKDATGNKKFKRKGRDPKRVTSEEVQSFEHDLRMEDDSMGELMEETCRNRVQKRLQNPGTALSVEKSIISSENPNIAIDMRINALPSTVTGTLPSQSQPFSESTSTSKDSFHSTFPQVTSYDHQQSFVSDHTLQSRIVLCQRSERSLSSASQASYINSSDMVESPRKRLGETSGVITEIRAVQQTRRLLANARERTRVHTISAAFEALRKQVPCYSYGQKLSKLAILRIACNYILSLAQLADLDYTPDNGNMSFRECVEQCTRTLQAEGRSKKRKD; encoded by the exons ATGAGGAATCCACATCTACTCAGCGATGGCTGGAAAACAATCAATGCAAAGGATGCAACTGGGAATAAAAAGTTTAAACGAAAAGGTCGGGACCCAAAACGTGTCACCAGTGAAGAAGTCCAAAGTTTCGAGCATGATTTAAGAATGGAAGACGACTCTATGGGGGAACTGATGGAAGAGACATGTAGGAACCGTGTCCAGAAAAGACTGCAGAACCCTGGTACAGCTTTATCTGTGGAGAAATCGATCATTTCATCTGAAAACCCGAATATTGCTATTGACATGAGGATAAATGCTTTACCATCTACAGTTACTGGGACGCTCCCATCACAGTCGCAGCCTTTTTCCGAGTCAACATCAACAAGCAAAGACTCTTTTCACAGCACATTCCCACAGGTTACAAGTTATGACCATCAACAGTCATTTGTGTCTGATCACACGTTACAGTCCCGGATCGTCCTGTGCCAGCGCTCCGAGAGGTCCCTCTCCTCAGCTTCTCAGGCGTCCTACATCAATAGCAGCGACATGGTGGAATCGCCAAGGAAACGGCTGGGAGAAACGTCTGGCGTCATCACTGAGATCAGAGCGGTTCAGCAGACACGGAGGCTACTGGCGAATGCCAGAGAGAGGACCCGGGTGCATACCATCAGTGCAGCCTTTGAGGCGCTGAGAAAGCAG GTGCCCTGCTACTCCTATGGACAGAAGTTGTCAAAGCTGGCTATATTAAGAATCGCCTGCAACTACATCCTGTCGCTGGCTCAGCTTGCAGACCTGGACTACACCCCAGATAACGGCAACATGAGCTTCAGAGAGTGTGTGGAGCAGTGCACCCGCACCCTGCAGGCCGAGGGACGCTCCAAGAAGAGAAAG GACTAA